The following are encoded in a window of Telmatobacter sp. DSM 110680 genomic DNA:
- a CDS encoding DUF2164 domain-containing protein produces the protein MVTLELTKQQRTDAISSMQRYFEENLEPIGDMPAGLLLNFLMEEVGPAIYNQAIADAQTRMTQRVADLSGELFADEFQYWPRADAKRKSRR, from the coding sequence ATGGTCACCCTCGAGCTCACTAAGCAGCAACGCACCGACGCCATTTCTTCCATGCAGCGCTACTTCGAAGAGAACCTCGAGCCCATTGGCGATATGCCCGCAGGCCTGCTGCTCAACTTCTTGATGGAAGAGGTGGGGCCGGCGATCTACAACCAGGCCATCGCCGATGCCCAAACCCGGATGACACAGCGCGTGGCCGATCTTAGTGGCGAACTCTTCGCAGACGAGTTCCAATACTGGCCGCGAGCCGACGCCAAGCGCAAATCCCGCCGCTAG
- a CDS encoding heat-inducible transcription repressor HrcA, whose protein sequence is MAETRVSPRERLVLTAIIELYIATGEPVASQAVADQFAHKEGLSSATIRNVMASLGDAGLLEQAHTSAGRVPTAAAFRFYVEQITRPEAPMGRIGLGGAAFATLPQNGIPLSEERRGQIEESFAGVTSSNEYLERTSHVLALVSSGLGVALASGTAEQVLEHIHFSRLSAGRVLAVVVTRAGAVLDRVLVLDREFTHLELETAARYLNETFHAWPIDRIRTEIARRIEEEQAAYNQLLASVEELCRKGALTTSGDNSVLYVEGMSNLIAVEVDRDRLKQMLLALEAKQRLVDLLTAYVNGSQQEVRVVVGLDEASPAMQDLVLIGSSTRLGGTSLGTVAVIAPTRIQYQEMIQAVRYVARLSERILEIPSQ, encoded by the coding sequence ATGGCTGAGACGCGCGTGAGTCCGCGGGAGCGACTGGTCCTTACGGCGATTATCGAGCTCTATATTGCTACGGGAGAGCCGGTCGCATCCCAGGCAGTAGCCGACCAGTTTGCACATAAAGAGGGACTTAGCTCAGCAACGATCCGCAATGTGATGGCGTCTCTGGGAGATGCTGGGTTGCTGGAACAGGCGCATACTTCTGCCGGCCGAGTGCCTACGGCAGCGGCGTTCCGATTTTACGTAGAGCAGATTACCCGTCCCGAAGCCCCGATGGGGCGGATTGGACTGGGAGGGGCTGCTTTTGCGACGCTTCCGCAAAATGGCATCCCGCTGAGTGAGGAACGACGGGGGCAGATCGAAGAGAGCTTTGCAGGTGTGACGAGCTCAAACGAGTATCTGGAACGGACTTCGCACGTACTGGCGCTGGTTTCCAGCGGATTGGGAGTGGCGCTGGCGAGCGGAACAGCCGAGCAGGTACTGGAACATATTCATTTTTCAAGGCTTTCGGCCGGACGCGTGCTTGCGGTGGTGGTGACTCGGGCTGGGGCAGTGCTGGACAGGGTTTTGGTTCTTGACCGCGAGTTCACGCATCTTGAACTGGAGACGGCAGCGCGCTACCTGAACGAGACGTTTCATGCGTGGCCGATCGATCGGATTCGTACCGAGATCGCACGGCGGATCGAGGAGGAGCAAGCCGCTTACAACCAGTTGCTGGCGTCGGTCGAAGAACTCTGCCGCAAAGGCGCGCTGACGACGAGTGGCGACAACTCGGTGCTTTATGTGGAAGGGATGTCGAACCTGATTGCGGTGGAAGTGGATCGCGACCGGTTGAAGCAAATGCTGCTGGCTTTGGAAGCCAAGCAGCGTCTGGTTGATCTTTTAACGGCATATGTCAACGGCAGTCAGCAGGAAGTGCGCGTGGTTGTAGGCCTCGATGAGGCGTCCCCGGCAATGCAGGATTTGGTGCTGATCGGGTCATCCACGCGATTGGGCGGTACCAGCCTGGGGACAGTGGCAGTGATTGCGCCCACGCGCATCCAATATCAGGAGATGATCCAGGCAGTGCGCTATGTGGCGAGGCTTTCAGAGCGCATACTGGAGATTCCAAGTCAGTAA
- a CDS encoding 3-deoxy-7-phosphoheptulonate synthase codes for MNQGIEDVRIQWTKVVLPPVFLEEERPTSEEAIATIFNARLAVSRILAHRDPRLLVLVGPCSIHDTKAAREYATLLKAAIAEFSSDLEIVMRVYFEKPRTTVGWKGLINDPHLDGSYKINDGLRLARHLLLDLAEMGVPAGTEFLDMISPQYIAGLVSWGAIGARTTESQVHRQLVSGVSCPVGFKNATSGDIQVAIDALLSAANSHTFLGHTKYGQSAIFVTTGNRETHIILRGGRKLVNYNAESVAQTAVAMQNAGLQPRIMIDCSHANSHKDHARQPLVCHDVAAQVAAGNSNIIGVMLESNLVAGAQKLVTGQPLVYGQSITDGCIDWDQTYPLLKVLATASQTRRSKL; via the coding sequence ATGAATCAAGGCATTGAAGACGTTCGCATCCAATGGACCAAGGTTGTCCTTCCGCCGGTCTTCCTCGAAGAGGAGCGCCCCACAAGCGAAGAGGCAATCGCCACCATCTTCAATGCTCGCCTCGCCGTCTCACGCATCCTCGCGCATCGCGATCCACGCCTGCTGGTTCTCGTTGGTCCTTGCTCCATTCACGACACCAAGGCTGCGCGTGAATATGCCACGCTCCTCAAGGCCGCCATAGCCGAATTCTCCTCCGACCTCGAAATCGTGATGCGCGTTTACTTTGAGAAGCCTCGCACCACCGTTGGCTGGAAGGGCCTGATCAACGATCCGCATCTCGACGGCTCCTACAAAATCAACGACGGCCTTCGATTAGCGCGTCACCTTCTGCTCGACCTCGCGGAAATGGGCGTGCCAGCGGGAACCGAATTCCTCGACATGATTTCGCCGCAGTACATCGCCGGTCTTGTTAGCTGGGGAGCCATCGGAGCGCGAACTACCGAGAGCCAGGTCCACCGTCAGTTAGTCTCCGGTGTCTCCTGCCCGGTGGGATTCAAAAACGCGACTTCCGGCGATATCCAAGTTGCAATCGACGCACTTCTCTCCGCGGCCAACTCGCACACTTTCCTCGGCCACACCAAATACGGGCAGTCGGCAATTTTCGTAACCACCGGCAATCGCGAAACCCACATCATCCTGCGCGGTGGTCGCAAGCTGGTGAACTACAACGCAGAGTCCGTTGCGCAGACCGCAGTTGCAATGCAGAATGCAGGCCTTCAGCCCCGCATCATGATCGACTGCAGCCACGCCAACAGCCACAAGGACCACGCCCGTCAGCCACTCGTCTGTCACGACGTTGCTGCGCAGGTCGCCGCCGGCAATTCCAACATCATCGGTGTCATGCTTGAAAGCAATCTGGTTGCAGGCGCTCAAAAGCTGGTGACCGGTCAGCCGCTGGTTTACGGCCAGAGCATCACCGACGGCTGCATAGACTGGGACCAGACATACCCGCTCCTGAAAGTCTTAGCCACAGCCTCCCAAACTCGCCGGTCCAAGCTTTAG
- a CDS encoding Crp/Fnr family transcriptional regulator encodes MTAELPNLIINALPAALKSSLLTRLQPVDLPVGTVLTSPGQTPPFAHFMTSGMASVVTFMSDGTGAEVGVIGREGLVEAINLLGPASAPTTAFIQSEATALRMPFAELQQLFLAPGPLSQRILECVQSQGFILSQLAACHGLHEIEERLARWLLMVRDRLESDRFELTQEFLAEMLGARRTSVTLAAGTLQRSGLIKYSRGHIHVIDSEGLESAACECYPIVRNLVSRLYS; translated from the coding sequence ATGACCGCCGAACTACCAAATCTGATCATTAATGCCCTTCCGGCTGCGCTAAAGTCGTCACTCCTCACGCGCCTCCAGCCAGTCGACTTACCAGTCGGAACGGTGCTCACCAGCCCCGGACAGACGCCCCCATTTGCGCACTTTATGACGTCCGGTATGGCTTCGGTCGTCACCTTTATGTCCGACGGAACCGGTGCGGAGGTCGGCGTAATCGGCCGGGAGGGTCTCGTCGAAGCAATCAATCTTCTCGGACCTGCCTCTGCCCCTACCACCGCCTTTATTCAGAGCGAAGCGACGGCCTTGCGCATGCCTTTTGCCGAATTGCAGCAGCTCTTCCTCGCGCCAGGACCGCTTTCCCAACGAATTCTTGAATGTGTTCAGAGCCAGGGCTTCATTCTCAGCCAACTCGCAGCCTGTCATGGTCTCCATGAAATCGAAGAACGCCTCGCCCGCTGGTTGTTAATGGTGCGGGACCGGCTTGAATCCGACCGCTTCGAATTGACTCAGGAATTTCTGGCTGAAATGCTCGGTGCACGACGCACAAGCGTGACGCTCGCGGCGGGTACGTTGCAGCGCAGCGGACTTATCAAGTACAGCCGCGGCCACATACACGTCATCGATAGCGAAGGCCTTGAAAGTGCCGCATGCGAATGCTACCCCATCGTCCGCAATCTGGTTTCACGCCTCTACTCATAA
- a CDS encoding DUF3147 family protein, whose amino-acid sequence MSELLARFLIGGFIVSFFSVLGEVFRPKSFAGLFGAAPSIALATIGITIASRGKAYAAVEARSMIFGAIAFLLYGASVSWMLIHYKRRALTATVVLMPVWFAASFAFWLAIRQLP is encoded by the coding sequence ATGAGTGAACTTCTCGCACGGTTTCTGATTGGCGGCTTCATCGTCAGCTTTTTTTCTGTCCTCGGTGAAGTGTTCCGCCCGAAGAGCTTTGCGGGACTCTTCGGGGCAGCCCCCTCCATCGCGTTGGCCACCATTGGCATCACCATTGCCAGTCGCGGCAAAGCCTATGCCGCCGTAGAGGCGCGTTCCATGATCTTCGGCGCGATTGCTTTTCTGCTGTATGGCGCATCCGTGAGCTGGATGCTGATCCACTACAAACGTCGCGCACTTACGGCAACTGTCGTTCTAATGCCCGTGTGGTTTGCCGCTTCCTTCGCATTCTGGCTCGCGATCAGGCAGTTGCCATGA
- a CDS encoding VWA domain-containing protein, translating into MGLDNVAVVVQASIARLVIGLIVLLTGCSVAMVAQGNPATPQHRDTDDPALTHRLSPKATSSIIAEGKIKLDVVVDDGAGKPVLELQPWDFKVFDNNRVRKVLSFRAYDGVTVMPDPPVEVILVMDTLNLPFQQVAFVRGEVDQFLRQNGGKLKQPLTLVLLTDAGIRFQPRPSTDGNAIASVVDGIKGSVSVINSAMGGDGYVERFQRSAKAMDNIAQNEARKPGRKLLIWVGPGWPILNRPSDGYSDREQRRNFDNIVELSTALRQARITAYSVAPSSAATPNTLLYKSFLNPVKTYRDADFGNMALKVLVTQTGGKILGPDNDLAGQISRCIEDANAFYRISFDPPAAVHADEYHDLRVTVDKPETMVRTSSGYYNQPAEH; encoded by the coding sequence TTGGGCTTAGATAATGTGGCAGTCGTTGTTCAGGCATCGATAGCAAGACTTGTGATCGGCCTGATTGTGCTGCTAACGGGATGCAGCGTTGCAATGGTAGCGCAGGGCAACCCCGCCACTCCTCAGCATCGAGACACCGATGATCCTGCACTTACGCATAGGCTTTCCCCGAAGGCGACGAGCTCGATTATTGCGGAAGGAAAGATCAAGCTGGACGTTGTGGTCGATGACGGAGCGGGAAAGCCAGTGCTGGAACTGCAGCCGTGGGATTTCAAGGTTTTCGACAACAACCGGGTGCGCAAGGTGCTGTCATTTCGTGCATACGATGGCGTAACCGTGATGCCGGATCCTCCGGTTGAAGTGATTCTTGTGATGGATACGTTGAATCTGCCTTTCCAGCAGGTCGCGTTTGTACGCGGAGAAGTAGACCAGTTTCTTCGCCAGAACGGGGGAAAGCTGAAACAACCGCTGACGCTGGTCTTGCTGACGGATGCCGGCATCCGGTTCCAACCCCGTCCATCAACGGACGGGAATGCGATTGCGAGTGTGGTGGACGGCATTAAAGGCAGTGTGAGCGTGATCAATTCCGCGATGGGGGGAGATGGCTATGTGGAGCGCTTCCAGCGGTCCGCGAAAGCAATGGACAATATTGCCCAGAATGAAGCCAGGAAGCCGGGTAGGAAGCTTCTGATATGGGTGGGGCCGGGCTGGCCGATATTGAATCGGCCTTCGGACGGATATTCCGATAGAGAGCAGAGGCGGAATTTTGACAACATCGTCGAGCTCTCTACGGCTCTGCGACAAGCGCGCATTACGGCCTACAGCGTGGCGCCGAGCTCAGCAGCAACCCCCAACACGCTTCTTTATAAGAGCTTCCTGAACCCAGTGAAGACCTACAGGGATGCGGATTTCGGAAACATGGCGCTCAAGGTCCTGGTGACTCAAACGGGAGGCAAGATTCTCGGGCCAGACAACGACTTAGCAGGACAGATCAGTCGCTGCATCGAGGACGCGAATGCGTTTTACCGGATTTCATTTGATCCTCCGGCAGCTGTTCACGCGGATGAGTATCACGATCTGAGAGTGACGGTGGATAAGCCCGAAACCATGGTGCGGACAAGCAGCGGATATTACAACCAGCCAGCCGAGCATTGA
- a CDS encoding VWA domain-containing protein, whose amino-acid sequence MAKRQSAMKVNRAMRKRGVLLFLFLFVVPCVLAQSDSHSDVSSTTVAKQRPIFLDVLVTDSSGKPVSDLEPFDFSVLDENQPRKVIGFRRTDGAAGSKLDPPVEVILVLDAVNMPYQVATRFRLEMEKFLRENDGHLAQPVSIYMFTSEGLRVQPAPSRDGNALAAMLDQSTGTVRARDAAGGIYSLDEQFKTSYQTISGMAENLSHKPGRKVVIWTGSGWPLLNERFFIQTDVSRGTYFRQIAALQNKLRDARITLYSLFATAGLTNTLYQGYLKPVREVRKMEIGDMALQVLALHTGGRVLDPSNDVKGQIDACVADIGEYYTLAFMPPPAAKADEYHDLAVVVNKPGLKVRTVTGYYNELGAN is encoded by the coding sequence TTGGCAAAGCGTCAATCTGCGATGAAGGTGAACCGGGCCATGCGTAAGCGGGGTGTTTTACTTTTCTTGTTTCTGTTTGTTGTGCCTTGCGTCCTTGCGCAATCAGACAGCCATTCGGATGTTTCTTCAACGACGGTTGCCAAACAACGGCCGATCTTTCTGGATGTCCTGGTGACGGACAGTTCCGGGAAACCGGTCTCAGATCTAGAACCATTCGATTTTTCGGTTCTGGATGAGAATCAACCGCGCAAGGTCATCGGATTTCGTCGTACGGACGGCGCGGCGGGATCAAAACTCGATCCCCCGGTAGAGGTCATTCTGGTGCTCGATGCCGTCAATATGCCCTACCAGGTGGCGACGAGATTCCGGCTCGAGATGGAAAAATTCCTGCGCGAAAACGATGGACACCTGGCGCAGCCGGTCTCAATCTATATGTTCACCAGCGAGGGATTGCGCGTGCAGCCTGCTCCATCGCGGGATGGGAACGCGCTGGCGGCGATGCTGGATCAGTCGACCGGGACAGTGCGGGCGCGAGATGCGGCCGGTGGAATCTATTCGCTGGATGAGCAATTCAAGACTTCCTATCAGACCATCAGCGGGATGGCCGAGAATCTTTCGCACAAGCCGGGGCGGAAGGTCGTCATTTGGACGGGGTCGGGCTGGCCACTTCTTAACGAGCGCTTTTTCATCCAGACCGACGTTTCGCGCGGAACCTATTTTCGCCAGATTGCGGCGCTGCAGAATAAACTTCGCGACGCGCGCATCACGCTGTACAGCCTGTTTGCCACAGCCGGATTGACGAACACGTTGTACCAGGGCTACCTGAAACCGGTGCGAGAAGTACGCAAGATGGAGATTGGGGACATGGCGTTGCAGGTGCTTGCACTGCATACGGGTGGACGCGTGCTAGACCCCAGCAACGATGTGAAAGGGCAGATTGACGCCTGCGTGGCCGACATCGGCGAGTACTACACGCTCGCTTTCATGCCTCCGCCGGCCGCAAAAGCGGATGAGTATCACGACCTCGCGGTGGTGGTGAACAAGCCGGGGCTCAAGGTGCGCACGGTGACCGGTTACTACAACGAGCTGGGTGCCAACTAG
- a CDS encoding class I SAM-dependent methyltransferase: MQNGQSGQAPLNPGLVFDMVQAVQKTAALKAAIDLDIFRAVGHGPGDVASIAKHAQASERGTRILCDFLVINGVLAKEGNCYKHTPSSAAFLDPASPACMASVAHFMARPELITGLTGLADVVRAGRTHLPGEGTVEPDNPLWVEFAEKMAPMMGPMAGPLGAVVLEGHAGPMHVLDIAAGHGLFGIEIAKQNKEARVTGLDWAPVLRVALKNAEKAGVQDRYNMLPGSAFEVDFGGPYDAVLLTNFLHHFDKPTCVGLLKKVRSSLKPGGRAATLEFVPNEDRVSPPMPAAFAMTMLTTTASGDAYTFSELNSMYDEAGFTGVKGHPIPMSPHTIVMGNA, from the coding sequence ATGCAAAACGGACAATCTGGACAAGCCCCTTTGAATCCGGGGCTAGTATTCGACATGGTGCAAGCGGTGCAAAAGACCGCTGCGCTGAAGGCTGCGATCGATCTGGACATATTCAGAGCGGTGGGGCACGGACCCGGCGATGTGGCATCGATTGCGAAGCACGCGCAGGCATCGGAACGCGGGACACGGATTCTGTGCGATTTCCTGGTAATCAACGGTGTGCTCGCGAAGGAAGGGAACTGCTACAAACACACGCCCTCGAGCGCGGCGTTTCTGGATCCGGCGTCGCCGGCCTGCATGGCTAGCGTGGCACACTTCATGGCCCGACCTGAGCTGATCACCGGGTTAACGGGGTTGGCGGACGTTGTGCGTGCGGGGCGGACGCATCTGCCCGGAGAGGGGACGGTTGAACCGGATAATCCGCTATGGGTCGAGTTTGCAGAGAAGATGGCGCCGATGATGGGACCGATGGCGGGACCTCTGGGCGCGGTGGTGCTGGAAGGACATGCAGGACCGATGCACGTGCTGGATATCGCCGCTGGCCATGGACTGTTTGGAATCGAAATCGCAAAGCAGAACAAGGAGGCCCGTGTGACCGGTCTGGACTGGGCCCCTGTGTTGCGTGTGGCGCTGAAGAACGCGGAAAAGGCGGGCGTTCAGGATCGCTACAACATGCTGCCGGGAAGCGCGTTCGAAGTGGATTTTGGCGGTCCATACGATGCAGTCTTGCTGACGAACTTTCTGCATCACTTCGACAAGCCAACCTGCGTAGGACTGTTGAAGAAAGTGCGGTCGTCGCTGAAGCCGGGAGGACGTGCAGCAACGCTGGAGTTTGTACCGAATGAAGATCGCGTATCGCCGCCGATGCCTGCTGCTTTCGCGATGACGATGCTGACGACGACGGCTTCAGGAGATGCGTATACGTTCAGCGAGCTGAACTCCATGTATGACGAGGCGGGATTCACAGGCGTGAAGGGTCACCCGATTCCGATGAGTCCGCACACGATTGTGATGGGGAACGCTTAG
- a CDS encoding DUF3147 family protein yields the protein MIIHARLAAIKGIKPHEWIIRFVFGGAVCVVAGLIAQKFGPVIGGFFLAFPAIFTASASLVEAHEKQHKARAGFDGSNRGRIVAAIDARGAAMGCIGLAGFAFIFWIWMPRTGMIQTFVLATLVWLTLAVGVWLVYRRRLFRRLQGRNSATHTR from the coding sequence ATGATCATTCATGCCAGGCTCGCCGCGATCAAAGGCATCAAGCCCCATGAGTGGATCATCCGCTTCGTATTTGGCGGCGCTGTTTGCGTCGTTGCCGGCTTGATCGCACAGAAATTTGGCCCGGTGATCGGCGGTTTCTTCTTGGCCTTTCCAGCGATCTTCACTGCCAGCGCAAGTCTGGTAGAAGCTCACGAGAAACAGCATAAGGCTCGCGCCGGCTTTGATGGCAGCAATCGCGGCCGTATCGTAGCAGCCATCGACGCGCGTGGCGCGGCCATGGGCTGCATCGGCCTCGCCGGTTTTGCTTTCATCTTCTGGATCTGGATGCCCCGCACCGGCATGATCCAGACCTTCGTCCTCGCCACGCTTGTCTGGCTCACGCTCGCTGTCGGGGTTTGGCTTGTTTACAGGCGCCGGCTCTTTCGCCGCCTACAAGGCCGCAACTCCGCCACTCACACTCGCTAG
- a CDS encoding HAMP domain-containing sensor histidine kinase, with protein sequence MDRPADDRNLEQEIQDIVRQNQELVVAGQFAATVMHEINGPLEAVTNLNYLIQQEADNPSQVRLYCGMLEEQLLTLTKLSRQTLSFYRSPDTRESVVLATLAEAALRVHQKKISSKRIELRKRLKNDVTAEVHAGDILQVFSNLVANAIDALPDKGILCFSVKQCANEAHVTVADNGPGIAAAVLPRIFDPFFTTKKERGTGLGLAISKSIIEKHKGRIRGRSTTRPSHNGTAFRISIPLLAKAG encoded by the coding sequence ATGGACCGGCCAGCCGACGACCGCAATCTCGAGCAAGAGATTCAGGATATTGTCCGCCAAAACCAGGAACTAGTCGTTGCTGGACAATTTGCAGCCACAGTCATGCACGAGATCAACGGCCCGCTCGAAGCCGTAACCAATCTCAACTATCTCATTCAACAGGAAGCAGATAACCCGTCCCAGGTTCGCCTCTACTGCGGCATGCTCGAGGAGCAGTTGCTTACCCTGACCAAGCTCTCGCGGCAGACCCTCAGTTTCTATCGATCCCCTGACACTCGCGAATCGGTCGTCCTTGCAACCCTGGCCGAGGCCGCTCTGCGCGTTCACCAGAAGAAAATATCGTCCAAGCGAATCGAGCTACGTAAACGGCTTAAGAATGACGTCACCGCTGAGGTGCACGCCGGCGACATCCTCCAGGTGTTCTCTAACCTCGTTGCTAATGCCATCGATGCCTTGCCTGACAAAGGAATTCTCTGCTTCAGCGTCAAGCAATGCGCCAACGAAGCACACGTCACGGTAGCCGATAATGGCCCCGGTATCGCAGCCGCCGTCCTTCCCAGAATCTTCGATCCATTCTTCACCACGAAGAAGGAGCGCGGAACCGGGCTCGGACTTGCTATCTCAAAATCCATCATCGAGAAGCATAAGGGCAGAATCAGAGGCCGCTCCACCACTCGCCCCTCGCACAACGGCACCGCCTTCCGCATCTCCATTCCGCTGTTGGCTAAAGCTGGTTAA
- a CDS encoding inorganic diphosphatase, producing MAKKAASSMANPVLLKPVDKRDGIIQVIIETPKGSRNKFAFDAKQNIFTVKAVLPAGMSFPYDFGFLPRTIAPDGDPIDVLLLMDEPAFPGIAVRARLIGIIEGEQTDGKKKLRNDRLIAVAEMNHEYAYLKKLDDLPKKFLRELEEFFVNYHQLQGKKYKLLGCKKVDAAMSMIKKAQRAS from the coding sequence ATGGCAAAGAAAGCTGCGAGCAGTATGGCAAACCCCGTACTCCTCAAACCCGTAGACAAGCGTGACGGCATCATTCAGGTGATCATCGAGACCCCGAAAGGCAGTCGCAACAAATTCGCCTTCGATGCGAAGCAAAACATCTTCACGGTCAAGGCGGTTCTTCCCGCCGGCATGAGCTTCCCCTACGATTTCGGTTTCCTGCCCAGGACCATCGCTCCCGACGGCGATCCTATCGACGTTCTTCTGCTCATGGACGAGCCGGCATTTCCCGGCATCGCCGTCCGTGCCCGCCTGATCGGCATCATTGAGGGTGAGCAAACCGACGGAAAAAAGAAGCTTCGTAACGATCGCCTCATCGCCGTGGCAGAGATGAACCACGAGTACGCCTATCTCAAAAAGCTCGACGACCTGCCAAAGAAATTCCTCCGCGAACTTGAAGAGTTTTTCGTCAATTACCACCAGCTTCAAGGCAAAAAATACAAGCTCCTCGGCTGTAAAAAGGTCGACGCGGCCATGAGCATGATCAAGAAAGCACAGCGAGCCTCATGA